A DNA window from Bacteroidota bacterium contains the following coding sequences:
- a CDS encoding NAD(P)-dependent oxidoreductase — protein sequence MQQVKIGLIREGKEQPDKRVALTPAQCVKLKIAFPHAEIVVQPSPHRCIADEEYKNVGLQLVEDLSDCDILLGIKEVPVELLIEKKTYLFFSHTIKKQAHNRNLLREIIKKKIRLIDYETLAWENGSRILGFGRYAGIVGGHNGFLTYGKKKKLYDLKPAYLCKNYDELLAQYKNIQIPPIKICLTGDGRVSHGVIELFQKLNLREVTPRAYLQEQFDEPIYVHLRSEHYYEHKDSRPWDKSDFYHNPEDYKGTFKPYTQVTDLLVNGILWKPGVPPFFTRAEMKEDNFNIQVIADISCDIPGSLPSTLRATTIENPVYGYHKYSESEVEEYMPNTIDIMAVGNLPCELPYDASNGFGEDLLRSVMPHLLSKKFDDIILNATIAENGSLTKKYLYLTDYIS from the coding sequence ATGCAACAAGTAAAAATAGGTTTGATACGAGAAGGCAAGGAACAGCCAGACAAGCGGGTGGCTTTAACCCCAGCCCAATGTGTGAAACTAAAAATCGCATTCCCGCATGCTGAAATTGTCGTTCAGCCTTCGCCCCATCGTTGTATCGCTGATGAAGAATATAAAAATGTAGGATTACAGCTAGTTGAAGATTTATCAGATTGTGATATATTATTAGGAATTAAAGAGGTTCCTGTTGAACTATTGATAGAGAAAAAAACCTATTTGTTTTTTTCGCATACCATCAAAAAACAAGCACATAACCGCAATCTTTTGCGGGAAATTATCAAAAAGAAAATCAGGTTGATTGATTATGAAACCCTCGCCTGGGAAAATGGAAGTAGGATATTGGGTTTTGGTCGCTATGCCGGCATTGTTGGTGGACACAATGGGTTTCTAACTTATGGCAAAAAGAAAAAACTATATGACTTAAAGCCTGCTTACCTGTGTAAAAACTATGATGAACTTTTGGCACAATATAAGAATATACAAATCCCTCCGATCAAAATATGTTTAACTGGCGATGGCCGTGTAAGCCATGGTGTGATAGAGTTATTTCAGAAACTTAATTTGCGTGAAGTAACACCACGTGCCTATTTGCAAGAACAGTTTGATGAACCCATATATGTGCACCTCCGTTCAGAACACTATTATGAACACAAAGACAGTAGGCCATGGGACAAGAGCGATTTTTACCACAATCCGGAAGATTATAAAGGTACTTTTAAACCTTATACCCAAGTTACAGATTTGCTAGTAAATGGTATTCTTTGGAAACCAGGGGTGCCGCCTTTTTTTACACGAGCCGAGATGAAAGAAGATAACTTTAATATACAAGTTATTGCTGATATTAGTTGCGATATTCCCGGTTCATTGCCCTCAACTTTACGGGCTACCACCATCGAAAATCCTGTATATGGTTATCATAAATATAGCGAATCGGAAGTAGAAGAATATATGCCCAATACCATTGATATCATGGCTGTGGGAAACCTTCCTTGCGAATTACCTTATGATGCTTCAAATGGATTTGGGGAAGATTTATTACGCTCAGTGATGCCACATTTGTTAAGCAAAAAATTTGATGATATTATACTAAATGCTACTATAGCAGAGAATGGTTCGCTCACAAAAAAATACCTCTATCTTACTGATTATATTTCATAA
- a CDS encoding NADP-dependent malic enzyme encodes MTDNKLKLDALNYHSEGKPGKIEVIPTKPTHTKRDLSLAYSPGVAEPCLEIAANVDEVYKYTAKGNLVAVISNGTAVLGLGDIGPEASKPVMEGKGILFKIFAGIDCFDLELNTKDTELFIQTVKALEPTFGGINLEDIKAPECFEIERRLKEELKIPIMHDDQHGTAIISGAGLLNALQVVEKEISKVRLVVNGAGASAISCTRLFIALGATRENVVMVDSKGVINTNRADLDDSKKEFITKRDIATLAAAMKDADVFVGLSKADVVSVEMVQSMAPNPIVFAMANPNPEIAYDLAIASRPDIIMATGRSDHPNQVNNVLGFPFIFRGALDVRATCINEEMKLAAVFAIASLAHEPVPEIVNLAYSQKNIVFGKEYILPKPMDPRLITTVAPAVAKAAMDSGVARKPITDWDAYNQELLSRLGDENKFMRLVMQRAKTNPKRVVFSEADTYKILKAAEIVKEDGLAIPILLGNREKILAMIAENNLDLDGVEIVDQMAEEAKRSEFAQRYFEKRQRKGVSLHDAKKIMRERNYYGCMMLEVGEADAMISGMTRNYPNTIRPALHIIGRDERVNKVAGMYIMLTKKGVLFFADATVNQRPTAEDLADITLLTAKAVENFNIVPRVAMLSYTNFGSTEGDTPKRVQKARELVKQRRPDLIVDGDIQGNFALNQSLLEENFPFSELVGGPANVLIFPSLSAGNICYKILQELGAAEAIGPVLLGMNKPVHIVQLGSSVREIVNMVSIAVLDAQARA; translated from the coding sequence ATGACAGACAATAAACTGAAACTAGACGCACTTAATTATCATTCGGAAGGGAAGCCTGGTAAAATAGAAGTAATACCAACCAAACCCACCCATACCAAAAGAGACCTTAGCTTAGCATACTCGCCTGGTGTGGCCGAACCCTGCTTAGAAATTGCTGCCAATGTTGATGAAGTATATAAGTATACCGCTAAAGGGAATTTGGTAGCTGTAATAAGCAATGGCACTGCCGTTTTAGGTCTTGGAGACATTGGTCCTGAAGCTAGCAAACCCGTAATGGAAGGAAAGGGAATCCTATTTAAAATATTTGCAGGGATCGATTGTTTCGATTTAGAACTAAATACGAAAGATACAGAATTATTTATACAAACCGTAAAAGCCCTTGAACCCACTTTTGGAGGCATTAATCTTGAAGACATAAAAGCCCCGGAATGTTTTGAAATTGAGCGTCGACTCAAAGAGGAATTAAAAATACCAATTATGCACGATGACCAACACGGCACCGCTATCATTAGCGGAGCAGGGTTGCTGAATGCTTTGCAGGTGGTAGAAAAAGAGATATCAAAAGTGAGATTGGTGGTGAATGGTGCCGGGGCTTCAGCAATTAGCTGTACCCGCTTATTTATAGCTTTGGGTGCAACACGCGAAAACGTGGTAATGGTTGATAGTAAAGGCGTAATCAACACAAACCGTGCTGATTTAGATGACTCAAAAAAAGAATTTATTACAAAAAGGGATATTGCAACATTGGCCGCAGCCATGAAAGATGCTGATGTGTTTGTGGGCTTGAGCAAGGCCGATGTGGTATCTGTAGAAATGGTACAAAGTATGGCCCCTAATCCTATTGTATTTGCAATGGCTAATCCCAACCCAGAAATAGCCTACGACTTGGCCATTGCGTCGCGTCCCGATATTATAATGGCCACAGGCCGAAGCGACCACCCTAACCAAGTGAACAATGTATTGGGATTCCCCTTTATTTTTCGCGGTGCTTTAGACGTAAGGGCAACTTGCATAAACGAGGAAATGAAGTTAGCTGCGGTATTTGCTATCGCAAGTTTGGCCCACGAGCCCGTTCCCGAAATTGTGAATCTTGCCTATAGCCAAAAAAATATAGTTTTTGGAAAAGAATATATATTGCCCAAGCCTATGGATCCCCGCCTAATTACAACCGTTGCCCCTGCGGTAGCCAAGGCCGCTATGGACAGTGGCGTTGCTCGCAAACCTATTACAGACTGGGATGCATATAATCAAGAATTGCTAAGCAGGCTCGGTGATGAAAATAAGTTTATGAGGTTGGTGATGCAAAGGGCCAAAACCAATCCCAAACGCGTGGTATTTTCGGAAGCCGATACCTATAAAATATTAAAGGCTGCCGAGATTGTAAAAGAGGATGGCTTGGCTATTCCAATACTTTTGGGCAACCGCGAAAAAATTCTGGCCATGATTGCAGAAAACAATTTGGATTTGGATGGAGTGGAGATTGTGGACCAAATGGCAGAAGAAGCAAAACGCAGTGAGTTTGCCCAACGATATTTTGAAAAACGCCAACGAAAAGGTGTCAGCTTGCACGATGCTAAAAAGATTATGCGTGAACGTAATTATTACGGTTGTATGATGCTTGAAGTTGGCGAAGCTGATGCTATGATTTCGGGTATGACACGTAACTATCCCAATACCATTCGGCCTGCATTGCATATAATAGGTCGAGACGAAAGGGTGAACAAAGTAGCAGGAATGTATATAATGCTCACCAAAAAAGGAGTATTGTTTTTTGCAGATGCCACAGTGAACCAAAGGCCAACTGCCGAAGACCTAGCTGACATTACATTGCTCACTGCAAAAGCTGTTGAGAATTTTAATATAGTACCTCGTGTTGCCATGCTTAGTTATACCAATTTCGGCAGCACCGAAGGCGATACCCCAAAACGCGTACAAAAAGCCCGTGAGCTCGTGAAACAACGCCGCCCTGATTTGATAGTGGATGGTGATATACAAGGAAATTTTGCTCTCAATCAAAGTTTGCTTGAAGAAAATTTTCCCTTTAGTGAATTAGTCGGAGGGCCTGCCAATGTTCTTATTTTCCCCAGCCTTAGTGCGGGTAATATCTGTTATAAAATATTACAAGAACTTGGTGCCGCTGAAGCCATAGGGCCCGTATTGTTAGGTATGAACAAACCCGTTCATATTGTACAATTGGGCAGCTCGGTCCGTGAAATTGTGAATATGGTTTCTATCGCAGTGCTCGACGCACAAGCAAGGGCTTAG